In Luteitalea sp. TBR-22, one genomic interval encodes:
- a CDS encoding tyrosine recombinase XerC gives MRDAIRAFGDHLALNRNASEHTVRNYDADLVQFLYFLGASTGTPRHALTPAHVTPDAIRGFLGELHARGNSRSTAARRISALRSFARYLRREGVRDDDPAALVGSPRREHRVPQVLSVDEVTALIETPDTSTPLGRRDRAILELFYASGLRLSELVGLDVQDVNLTSRMVRVMGKGRKERLVPCHQKATDAVRAWLKDRAVLVAQAAAMDPGGVPGRRRGAPEDPLFVNYRGTRLTPRSVHRLVTRYVALCTTRYGISPHALRHSFATHLLERGADLRAIQELLGHVELTTTQRYTQVDVQHLLAVYRAAHPKAK, from the coding sequence CTGCGCGACGCCATCCGCGCCTTCGGCGATCACCTCGCGCTCAACCGCAACGCGTCGGAGCACACGGTCCGGAACTACGACGCCGACCTGGTGCAGTTCCTCTACTTCCTCGGCGCCTCGACCGGCACGCCCCGTCACGCCCTCACGCCGGCCCACGTGACGCCCGATGCGATCCGCGGCTTCCTCGGCGAGCTCCACGCGCGTGGCAACAGTCGATCGACGGCAGCCCGCCGCATCTCCGCCCTCAGGAGCTTTGCGCGCTATCTGCGGCGGGAGGGCGTGCGAGACGACGACCCGGCGGCGCTGGTGGGGAGCCCGCGGCGCGAGCACCGTGTGCCACAGGTGCTGTCGGTGGACGAAGTCACCGCGCTCATCGAGACGCCCGACACGTCCACGCCGCTCGGCCGTCGCGACCGCGCCATCCTCGAGCTGTTCTACGCGTCGGGCCTGCGGTTGTCCGAGCTGGTCGGCCTCGACGTGCAGGACGTCAACCTGACGTCGCGGATGGTGCGCGTGATGGGCAAGGGGCGCAAGGAACGCCTCGTGCCGTGCCACCAGAAGGCGACCGATGCGGTCCGTGCGTGGCTGAAGGACCGTGCCGTGCTCGTGGCGCAGGCGGCCGCGATGGACCCCGGCGGCGTCCCCGGCAGGCGCCGGGGCGCGCCCGAGGATCCCCTGTTCGTGAACTATCGCGGCACCCGCCTCACGCCACGGAGCGTGCATCGCCTCGTGACGCGGTACGTGGCGCTGTGCACCACGCGCTACGGCATCAGCCCGCACGCGCTGCGCCACTCCTTCGCCACGCACCTGCTCGAGCGCGGCGCCGACCTGCGGGCGATCCAGGAACTGCTCGGCCACGTGGAGCTGACGACGACGCAGCGGTACACGCAGGTGGACGTGCAGCACCTGCTGGCGGTCTACCGCGCCGCGCACCCGAAGGCGAAGTGA
- the trmFO gene encoding methylenetetrahydrofolate--tRNA-(uracil(54)-C(5))-methyltransferase (FADH(2)-oxidizing) TrmFO translates to MPTVTIIGGGLAGSEAAWQVASRGIPVRLHEMRPVRPTEVHQSDGLAELVCSNSFRGDKLDNAVGLLKHEMRSLGSLIMRCAEATRVPAGAALAVDRVLFSRAVTEAVTSHPLIEVVRGEVPAIPDPASTGGPVVIATGPLTSDALSQDIVRLVGAEHLSFYDAISPIVLAETIDMSVVYRASRWGRSLRATEQDGRFGATEPARRSESADTVPDPQSSVSGPACGVYDGEGDYLNCPMTEAEYRAFYAALTTAESATVHDFDKAQFFEGCLPIEVMAHRGPDTLRFGPMKPVGLPDPRTGRLPFAVVQLRQDTLAGDHYSLVGFQTQLKWGEQARVLRMIPGLGHAEFVRFGMVHRNTYINGPTVLRPTWQVRMRDDLFFAGQVSGVEGYVESAASGLLAGINAARVALGQACVVAPRETAIGALAYYVSHAEAKYYQPSNITFGIMPPLAERPRAGRGRRQGGPGKKELRNRALSERALAALDGWLGEVVPVGVGA, encoded by the coding sequence ATGCCGACTGTGACCATCATCGGCGGCGGACTCGCCGGCAGCGAGGCGGCGTGGCAGGTCGCCTCGCGTGGCATCCCCGTGCGGCTGCACGAGATGCGTCCGGTGCGCCCGACCGAGGTACACCAGTCGGACGGCCTCGCGGAACTGGTGTGCAGCAACAGCTTCCGCGGCGACAAGCTCGACAACGCGGTGGGCCTGCTGAAGCACGAGATGCGATCCCTCGGCTCGCTCATCATGCGGTGCGCGGAGGCGACGCGCGTGCCGGCGGGTGCAGCGCTTGCCGTCGATCGCGTGCTCTTCTCGAGGGCCGTCACCGAAGCGGTCACCAGTCATCCCCTGATCGAGGTGGTACGTGGCGAGGTGCCGGCGATTCCCGATCCGGCCAGCACGGGCGGTCCCGTCGTCATCGCCACCGGGCCACTGACCTCCGACGCCCTGTCGCAGGACATCGTCCGCCTCGTCGGCGCCGAACACCTGTCGTTCTACGACGCCATCAGCCCGATCGTGCTCGCCGAGACGATCGACATGTCGGTCGTGTACCGCGCCTCACGCTGGGGGCGAAGCTTGCGCGCGACGGAGCAGGACGGCCGGTTCGGCGCAACCGAGCCGGCCCGACGCAGCGAGAGCGCCGACACGGTGCCCGATCCCCAGTCGTCGGTGTCCGGCCCTGCCTGCGGCGTCTACGACGGCGAGGGCGACTACCTGAACTGCCCGATGACCGAGGCCGAGTACCGCGCGTTCTACGCGGCGCTCACCACCGCGGAGTCGGCCACCGTGCACGACTTCGACAAGGCGCAGTTCTTCGAGGGCTGCCTGCCGATCGAGGTGATGGCGCATCGTGGTCCCGACACGCTGCGCTTCGGCCCGATGAAGCCGGTCGGCCTGCCCGATCCACGCACCGGCCGCCTGCCGTTCGCGGTCGTGCAGTTGCGACAGGACACGCTGGCGGGCGACCACTACAGCCTCGTCGGCTTCCAGACGCAGCTGAAGTGGGGCGAGCAGGCGCGCGTGCTGCGGATGATCCCGGGGCTCGGACATGCCGAGTTCGTCCGCTTCGGCATGGTGCACCGCAACACGTACATCAACGGCCCCACGGTGCTGCGTCCCACGTGGCAGGTGCGGATGCGCGACGACCTGTTCTTCGCCGGCCAGGTGTCCGGTGTCGAGGGGTACGTCGAGTCGGCGGCCTCGGGGCTGCTCGCCGGCATCAACGCCGCACGAGTCGCCCTCGGCCAGGCGTGCGTCGTCGCCCCGCGCGAGACGGCCATCGGGGCGCTCGCCTACTACGTGTCGCACGCCGAGGCGAAGTACTACCAGCCGTCCAACATCACGTTCGGGATCATGCCTCCGCTCGCCGAACGGCCCAGGGCCGGTCGCGGTCGCCGGCAGGGCGGTCCCGGCAAGAAGGAACTGCGCAACCGGGCGCTCTCCGAGCGAGCGCTTGCGGCCCTCGATGGCTGGCTGGGCGAGGTCGTGCCCGTCGGCGTCGGCGCGTGA
- the topA gene encoding type I DNA topoisomerase → MSKPLVIVESPAKAKTLARFLGNQFRVEASVGHVRDLPENASEVPESIKKESWGRMGVDVEHGFKPYYVVSSDRKSRIRELKAAVKDAPEVLLATDPDREGESISWHLREVLKPKGSVKRIVFHEITEEAVRDAIAHARDIDLKLVDAQESRRILDRLYGYMLSPVLWKKVQTGLSAGRVQSVAVRLIVEREEERRAFRRSAYWDLDARVRTADTQFTASLVRVGQERVASGKDFDPTTGALIGRNVRLLDEAAARGMRESLSQRLPWTVTSVEEKPATQRPSAPFTTSTLQQEANRKLGFSADRTMSAAQRLFQDGVISYHRTDSTTLSDKALREAARAIKGMYGEPFYGGPRQYQTKVKNAQEAHEAIRPTDFEQTPQSLSLPPDEARLYDLIWKRTVASQMAEAQLLRTTLEITATGADGTPHVFTATGKAIKFAGFLRAYVEGSDDPASELGDQETILPKLAVGDRITAPGLGPVALVGLDPKAHETVPPPRYTDASLVKRLEEDGIGRPSTYASIIQTIERRGYVWRQGKALVPSYTAFAVTRLLKDHFGQLVELGFTGRVEEDLDQVSNGELDRTAFLEQFYNGQDGWPGLRHLVTNEDRIDYPVIDLGVDPDSGQKIVIRIGRYGAYVQMGEANASIPEDVAPADFTLEQALTLLREKTQGPQSLGNDPKSGLPVYVLNGRFGPYVQLGEAPEKGSKEKPRRASLTKNDRPDTMTLARALELLSLPRTVGHDAETGQDIIANFGRFGPYVKRGDEFRSIGADSDVFTITLDQAIELFKQEKKRGRGRTATRTVLREVGLHPASQAKVEILEGRYGPYVTDGTTNASVPKDVAVDSLTLDEAVGLLKAREGTSAKKGRGRAPAKRAPAGGARKRAAKRSA, encoded by the coding sequence ATGTCCAAGCCCCTCGTCATCGTCGAAAGTCCCGCCAAGGCCAAGACCCTCGCCCGGTTCCTGGGTAACCAGTTCCGCGTCGAGGCGAGCGTGGGGCACGTGCGCGACCTCCCGGAGAACGCCAGCGAGGTCCCCGAATCCATCAAGAAGGAGTCGTGGGGGCGGATGGGCGTCGACGTGGAGCACGGCTTCAAGCCGTACTACGTCGTCTCGTCGGACCGGAAGTCGCGGATCCGGGAGCTGAAGGCCGCCGTCAAGGACGCGCCGGAAGTGTTGCTGGCCACCGACCCGGATCGCGAAGGCGAGTCGATCAGCTGGCACCTCCGCGAGGTGCTCAAGCCGAAGGGGTCCGTCAAGCGCATCGTCTTCCACGAGATCACCGAGGAAGCCGTCCGCGACGCGATCGCCCATGCTCGCGACATCGACCTGAAGCTGGTCGACGCGCAGGAGAGCCGCCGCATCCTCGACCGCCTGTACGGCTACATGCTGTCGCCGGTGCTGTGGAAGAAGGTGCAGACGGGCCTCAGCGCCGGCCGCGTCCAGAGCGTGGCGGTCCGCCTGATCGTCGAGCGCGAGGAGGAGCGGCGCGCGTTCCGGCGCAGCGCGTACTGGGACCTCGACGCCCGCGTCAGGACCGCCGACACGCAGTTCACCGCGAGCCTGGTGCGGGTCGGCCAGGAGCGCGTCGCCTCCGGCAAGGACTTCGATCCGACGACCGGCGCGCTCATCGGGCGCAACGTGCGCCTGCTCGACGAGGCCGCGGCCCGAGGGATGCGCGAGTCGCTGTCGCAGCGGCTGCCGTGGACGGTCACCAGCGTCGAGGAGAAGCCGGCCACGCAGCGCCCGTCGGCGCCCTTCACGACGTCGACGCTGCAGCAGGAAGCCAACCGCAAGCTCGGCTTCTCGGCCGATCGCACGATGAGCGCGGCGCAGCGGCTGTTCCAGGACGGCGTGATCTCGTATCACCGCACCGACTCGACGACCCTGAGCGACAAGGCCCTCCGCGAGGCGGCGCGGGCCATCAAGGGCATGTACGGGGAGCCCTTTTACGGCGGCCCGCGCCAGTATCAGACCAAGGTCAAGAACGCGCAGGAGGCCCACGAGGCCATCCGCCCGACCGACTTCGAGCAGACGCCGCAGTCGCTGTCGCTGCCCCCCGACGAGGCGCGCCTCTACGACCTGATCTGGAAGCGCACCGTGGCGTCGCAGATGGCCGAGGCGCAGTTGTTGCGCACGACCCTCGAGATCACCGCCACGGGCGCCGACGGCACGCCGCACGTGTTCACGGCGACCGGCAAGGCGATCAAGTTCGCCGGCTTCCTGCGGGCCTACGTGGAGGGCAGCGACGATCCGGCGAGCGAACTCGGCGACCAGGAGACGATCCTGCCCAAGCTTGCGGTGGGCGATCGCATCACCGCGCCCGGGCTCGGCCCGGTCGCGCTCGTCGGACTCGACCCCAAGGCGCACGAGACCGTGCCGCCACCCCGCTACACCGACGCGTCGCTCGTGAAGCGGCTCGAGGAGGACGGCATCGGCCGCCCGTCCACCTACGCGTCGATCATCCAGACGATCGAGCGTCGCGGCTACGTGTGGCGGCAGGGCAAGGCGCTCGTACCGAGCTACACCGCCTTTGCCGTCACCCGCCTGCTCAAGGACCACTTCGGCCAGTTGGTGGAGCTCGGTTTCACGGGGCGCGTCGAGGAGGATCTCGACCAGGTCTCCAACGGCGAGCTCGATCGCACCGCTTTCCTCGAGCAGTTCTACAACGGGCAGGACGGCTGGCCCGGGTTGCGCCACCTGGTGACCAACGAGGACCGCATCGACTACCCGGTGATCGACCTCGGCGTCGATCCGGACTCCGGGCAGAAGATCGTCATCCGCATCGGCCGCTACGGTGCCTACGTGCAGATGGGCGAGGCCAACGCCTCGATCCCCGAGGACGTCGCGCCGGCCGACTTCACGTTGGAGCAGGCGCTCACGCTGCTCCGCGAGAAGACGCAGGGGCCCCAGAGCCTCGGCAACGACCCGAAGTCCGGCCTGCCGGTGTACGTGCTCAACGGCCGGTTCGGCCCGTACGTGCAGTTGGGGGAGGCCCCCGAGAAGGGCAGCAAAGAGAAGCCGCGTCGGGCCTCGCTCACCAAGAACGACCGGCCCGACACGATGACGCTCGCGCGGGCGCTCGAGCTGTTGTCACTGCCCCGCACGGTGGGCCACGATGCCGAGACCGGGCAGGACATCATCGCCAACTTCGGGCGGTTCGGTCCGTACGTGAAGCGTGGTGACGAGTTCCGGTCGATCGGCGCCGACAGCGACGTGTTCACGATTACCCTCGACCAGGCCATCGAGCTCTTCAAGCAGGAGAAGAAGCGCGGCCGCGGGCGTACCGCGACGCGCACCGTGCTGCGCGAGGTCGGCCTGCATCCCGCGTCGCAGGCCAAGGTCGAGATCCTCGAGGGGCGCTACGGGCCCTACGTCACCGATGGCACCACCAACGCGTCGGTGCCCAAGGACGTCGCGGTCGACAGCCTCACGCTCGACGAGGCCGTCGGGTTGCTGAAGGCGCGTGAAGGGACGTCGGCGAAGAAGGGCCGGGGCCGTGCCCCGGCCAAGCGAGCCCCTGCTGGCGGCGCCCGCAAGCGCGCCGCAAAGCGATCCGCCTGA
- the dprA gene encoding DNA-processing protein DprA, translated as MSAPSLDALALGLAAAAQPACIARMLRAAPGLWPTLPLADSLEAAGLHGPGAVAHWRAEAGRMAARAATLGYGLIWPDHDLYPPLLGSLVDPPLLLWTRGDVATLHAPIVAIVGSRRATASGREVAGQLAADLAAAGVVVASGFAQGIDAAAHRGALTRGRSVAVLGCGLDQSYPRDHAPLADHLARQGVLISEFAPGTPPLAHHFPLRNRVLAGLASGVVVVQAALRSGSLITARLALEQGRDVMAVPGDVRTGAHAGAHALIRDGARLVETAADVLDQLGWDRGVAVATSGADQTHASGARDDRSDEPATFGRGPDGASLRALLAREGGATLDELISETGRNSSDLLGELLDLELAGLLARDAAGRFLPPERKW; from the coding sequence GTGTCAGCCCCGTCCCTCGATGCCCTCGCCCTCGGACTGGCCGCCGCGGCCCAGCCGGCCTGCATCGCCCGGATGCTCAGGGCCGCGCCAGGCCTGTGGCCCACCCTGCCGCTGGCCGACAGCCTCGAGGCGGCAGGCCTGCACGGTCCGGGCGCCGTGGCGCACTGGCGCGCCGAGGCCGGTCGGATGGCCGCGCGGGCCGCGACGCTGGGCTACGGCCTGATCTGGCCTGACCACGACCTCTATCCGCCTCTGCTCGGCAGCCTCGTGGATCCGCCGCTCTTGCTGTGGACGCGTGGAGACGTCGCGACGCTTCATGCCCCCATCGTGGCCATCGTGGGCTCGCGGCGAGCCACCGCGTCGGGGCGGGAGGTCGCCGGGCAGTTGGCCGCCGACCTCGCGGCAGCAGGCGTGGTGGTGGCCAGCGGGTTCGCGCAAGGGATCGACGCGGCCGCGCACCGCGGCGCCCTGACCCGCGGCCGGTCGGTCGCCGTGCTCGGGTGCGGGCTCGACCAGTCGTACCCGCGCGACCACGCCCCGCTCGCCGACCACCTGGCCCGGCAGGGCGTGCTGATCAGCGAGTTCGCCCCGGGCACGCCTCCGCTGGCCCACCACTTTCCCTTGCGCAACCGGGTGCTCGCCGGGCTGGCTTCGGGGGTGGTCGTGGTGCAGGCCGCGCTGCGCAGCGGCTCGCTGATCACGGCCCGGCTGGCACTCGAACAGGGCCGCGACGTGATGGCCGTGCCCGGCGACGTGCGCACCGGCGCCCATGCCGGGGCGCATGCGCTCATCCGGGACGGCGCCCGCCTGGTCGAGACGGCAGCCGACGTGCTCGACCAGTTGGGATGGGATCGGGGCGTCGCCGTTGCCACTTCAGGTGCGGACCAGACACACGCCAGCGGGGCGCGGGACGACCGGTCCGACGAGCCCGCGACGTTCGGTCGGGGGCCGGACGGGGCGTCGTTGCGCGCGCTGCTGGCGCGCGAGGGCGGCGCCACACTCGACGAGTTGATCAGCGAAACTGGCCGGAATTCCTCGGATCTGCTCGGAGAGTTGCTCGATCTCGAACTGGCCGGCCTGCTCGCGCGCGATGCCGCCGGCCGATTCTTGCCCCCGGAACGGAAGTGGTAA
- a CDS encoding tetratricopeptide repeat protein, which yields MTKTRSWMLALALVLGASAVASAEDKAREQARAQVEFGIAVAQKGLWQEAVFRWERATEIDPTYAAAYNNLGIAFEQLGKFDRAGKAYEKALELEPQNLSIQQNYDLFKEINDRAKRNSGTSGS from the coding sequence ATGACCAAGACCCGTTCGTGGATGCTCGCGCTGGCGCTCGTGCTGGGTGCGTCTGCCGTCGCGTCGGCCGAGGACAAAGCCCGCGAGCAGGCCCGGGCGCAGGTCGAGTTCGGCATCGCCGTCGCCCAGAAGGGCCTCTGGCAGGAGGCCGTGTTCCGCTGGGAGCGCGCCACCGAGATCGACCCGACCTACGCGGCGGCCTACAACAACCTTGGCATCGCGTTCGAACAGCTCGGAAAGTTCGATCGGGCGGGCAAGGCGTACGAGAAGGCGCTGGAGCTCGAACCCCAGAACCTCTCCATCCAGCAGAACTACGATCTGTTCAAGGAAATCAATGACCGCGCCAAGAGGAACTCGGGCACTTCGGGCAGCTAG
- the rplU gene encoding 50S ribosomal protein L21 translates to MFAIIQSGGRQVKVTPGEIVTVDRVDVEAGQEVTVEQVLLVGKDGGDVLVGAPFVAGARVVGTVAGESRGPKIRVFKKKRRKGMRRTKGHRATYTRIQVKDILV, encoded by the coding sequence GTGTTTGCCATCATTCAAAGCGGCGGCCGCCAGGTGAAAGTCACCCCGGGCGAGATCGTCACCGTCGACCGCGTCGACGTCGAGGCCGGCCAGGAAGTCACCGTCGAGCAGGTGCTGCTCGTGGGCAAGGACGGCGGCGACGTGCTCGTCGGCGCCCCGTTCGTCGCGGGCGCCCGCGTCGTCGGGACGGTGGCCGGCGAGTCGCGTGGGCCGAAGATTCGCGTGTTCAAGAAGAAGCGTCGCAAGGGGATGCGCCGGACCAAGGGGCATCGCGCGACCTACACGCGCATCCAGGTCAAGGACATCCTCGTCTAG
- the rpmA gene encoding 50S ribosomal protein L27, producing the protein MAHKKGQGSSRNGRDSNAQRLGVKQFDGNVVTGGSILVRQRGRRFNAGQNVGLGKDDTLFAKVSGVVKFEDHGARGRFISVHPVTE; encoded by the coding sequence ATGGCTCATAAAAAGGGACAGGGCAGTTCGCGCAACGGGCGCGACAGCAACGCGCAGCGCCTGGGCGTGAAGCAGTTCGACGGCAACGTCGTGACGGGTGGGTCGATCCTCGTCCGTCAGCGCGGCCGTCGGTTCAACGCCGGCCAGAACGTCGGCCTGGGCAAGGACGACACGCTGTTTGCCAAGGTGTCGGGCGTGGTCAAGTTCGAGGACCACGGCGCCCGCGGCCGCTTCATCAGCGTCCACCCGGTCACCGAGTAG
- the obgE gene encoding GTPase ObgE, whose translation MFVDEVDIDVSAGDGGRGAISFRREKFIPRGGPDGGDGGAGGSVYLVASPHHNTLVNYRFHPDFAAPRGGNGEGSLRTGKSGKDLELPVPPGTVAYRIDEFGHAHQFADLTMVGDRVQAAKGGRGGRGNARFTSSTNRTPRRADSGEKGEVFKIRLRLKLLADVGIVGYPNVGKSTLIARVSAAKPKIADYPFTTLVPNLGVVALSGDRSFVMADVPGLIEGAHEGKGLGHRFLGHVERTKVLLHVVDVSDASGRDPVEDLEVIRRELEQYVPNADTLDPDALPLAARPQVVAANRIDILGDPARLEALRAHAASLDLPFHAISAVTGEGVPELLETLWPYVQHVSAERALERARRAEADAARPDEAPAVGPDTAPPEADVDQAAPASGPAPTRPSSIEALRRSRRSPAAPDAPHE comes from the coding sequence ATGTTCGTTGACGAAGTCGACATCGACGTCAGCGCCGGGGACGGCGGACGGGGCGCCATCAGCTTCCGGCGGGAGAAGTTCATCCCGCGCGGCGGCCCCGATGGCGGCGACGGCGGTGCTGGCGGATCGGTCTACCTGGTCGCCAGCCCGCACCACAACACCCTCGTCAACTACCGGTTCCACCCCGACTTCGCCGCGCCACGCGGCGGCAACGGCGAAGGCTCGCTCCGCACCGGCAAGTCCGGCAAGGACCTCGAGCTGCCCGTGCCGCCCGGCACGGTGGCCTACCGCATCGACGAGTTCGGCCACGCCCACCAGTTCGCCGACCTCACGATGGTCGGCGACCGCGTGCAGGCCGCCAAGGGCGGACGCGGTGGACGCGGCAACGCGCGCTTCACTTCGTCGACCAACCGCACGCCGCGCCGCGCCGACTCCGGCGAGAAGGGCGAGGTCTTCAAGATCCGCCTGCGGCTGAAGCTGCTCGCCGACGTCGGCATCGTCGGCTATCCCAACGTCGGCAAGTCGACGCTGATCGCCCGCGTCTCGGCCGCCAAGCCCAAGATCGCCGACTACCCCTTCACCACGCTCGTCCCCAACCTCGGCGTGGTCGCGCTCAGCGGTGATCGCAGCTTCGTGATGGCCGACGTGCCGGGGCTCATCGAGGGGGCGCACGAGGGCAAGGGCCTCGGGCACCGGTTCCTCGGGCACGTCGAGCGCACCAAGGTGCTCCTGCACGTGGTGGACGTCAGCGACGCGTCGGGTCGCGATCCCGTCGAGGATCTCGAGGTCATCCGGCGCGAGCTCGAGCAGTACGTGCCCAATGCGGACACGCTCGATCCCGATGCGCTGCCGCTCGCGGCGCGGCCGCAGGTCGTCGCGGCCAACCGCATCGACATCCTCGGCGACCCGGCCCGCCTCGAGGCGCTCCGGGCCCACGCGGCGAGCCTCGACCTGCCGTTCCACGCCATTTCCGCCGTCACCGGCGAGGGCGTGCCCGAGCTGCTGGAGACGCTCTGGCCGTACGTGCAGCACGTCAGCGCGGAACGGGCCCTCGAACGGGCGCGGCGCGCCGAGGCGGACGCGGCACGCCCGGACGAGGCGCCGGCGGTCGGCCCGGACACGGCACCGCCGGAGGCCGACGTCGACCAGGCGGCACCTGCATCCGGGCCGGCGCCCACGCGCCCCTCGTCGATCGAGGCGCTGAGACGTTCGCGTCGCAGCCCGGCAGCGCCAGACGCCCCGCATGAGTGA
- the nadD gene encoding nicotinate-nucleotide adenylyltransferase — protein sequence MSERPLRLGVLGGTLDPVHLGHLAAAHAAARALSLDAVWLMPSHVPAHKASPSASPWHRFAMAALAAADDPLIVASDLELARPGPTFTWDTLQALAALGHDPLQIFFITGADAFAAIDTWHRFPEVLDAGHFVVVTRPGHALPEATRNHPAVAPRLRAVPRGGVLDPADGAGKCRIWLVEADTPDVSSTDIRQRVLTGQEVGTAVPPSVAAHIRRHGLYTPTPAARRLHGEY from the coding sequence ATGAGTGAGCGCCCCTTGCGCCTCGGGGTGCTCGGTGGCACCCTCGACCCAGTGCATCTCGGTCACCTGGCCGCGGCCCACGCCGCAGCCCGGGCTCTCTCGCTGGACGCCGTGTGGCTGATGCCCTCGCACGTCCCCGCCCACAAGGCCTCGCCCAGCGCGTCGCCGTGGCACCGCTTCGCCATGGCGGCGCTCGCGGCGGCCGACGACCCGCTGATCGTGGCCAGCGACCTCGAGCTCGCCCGCCCCGGGCCGACGTTCACGTGGGACACGCTGCAGGCGCTGGCCGCCCTCGGCCACGACCCGTTGCAGATTTTCTTCATCACCGGCGCCGACGCGTTTGCAGCAATCGACACCTGGCACCGCTTCCCCGAGGTGCTCGACGCCGGCCACTTCGTGGTCGTGACGCGCCCCGGCCACGCGCTGCCGGAGGCGACGCGCAACCACCCGGCGGTGGCGCCCCGCCTGCGCGCCGTGCCGCGCGGCGGGGTGCTCGATCCCGCCGATGGCGCCGGGAAGTGCCGCATCTGGCTGGTCGAAGCCGACACCCCCGACGTGTCCTCGACCGACATCCGTCAACGAGTCCTTACTGGACAGGAGGTGGGCACCGCCGTGCCTCCCTCCGTGGCCGCGCACATCCGCCGGCACGGCCTGTACACCCCCACACCGGCGGCGAGACGCTTGCATGGCGAGTACTGA
- the rsfS gene encoding ribosome silencing factor has protein sequence MASTDAQRAEQQPAPIPDDVRAAVDAALDRKATRVTLMDLRGVGAFADFFLICTGTNIRQVQAIADAIEEKLKAHGIRPAHVEGYDRAEWILLDYFDLIVHVFTPDTREFYSLDRLWGTAPRTELAVESR, from the coding sequence ATGGCGAGTACTGACGCGCAGCGGGCCGAGCAGCAGCCAGCCCCGATCCCGGACGACGTCCGCGCCGCGGTGGACGCGGCGCTCGATCGCAAGGCCACCAGGGTCACCCTGATGGACCTGCGGGGCGTCGGGGCGTTCGCCGACTTCTTCCTGATCTGCACGGGCACGAACATCCGCCAGGTGCAGGCGATCGCCGACGCGATCGAGGAGAAGCTGAAGGCACACGGGATCCGTCCCGCGCACGTCGAGGGCTACGACCGTGCCGAGTGGATCCTCCTCGACTACTTCGACCTCATCGTGCACGTCTTCACGCCCGACACGCGCGAGTTCTACTCGCTCGACCGTCTCTGGGGCACCGCCCCTCGCACCGAGCTGGCCGTCGAGTCCCGCTGA
- a CDS encoding ComF family protein translates to MRAIVQAFKYGGHQTLAPRLAAHLVLHPHLHLDAIDLVVPVPLHPWRRLRRGFNQAERVARALGAPVAQPLARLRWRHTQAGLPAEARRRNLRGAIGLRPALTGRGAARVRAMVAGARILLVDDVVTTGGTLSACAQVLREAGARDVRAAVVARAER, encoded by the coding sequence ATGCGGGCCATCGTGCAGGCGTTCAAGTACGGAGGCCACCAGACGCTGGCGCCCCGGCTGGCCGCGCACCTCGTCCTCCACCCGCACCTCCACCTCGACGCGATCGACCTCGTCGTCCCCGTGCCGCTGCATCCCTGGCGACGGTTGCGCCGCGGCTTCAACCAGGCCGAGCGGGTCGCGCGCGCGCTCGGCGCGCCCGTCGCGCAGCCACTGGCACGCCTTCGCTGGCGGCATACCCAGGCCGGCCTCCCCGCCGAGGCGCGGCGACGGAACCTGCGTGGGGCGATTGGCCTGCGACCGGCGCTCACGGGACGTGGAGCCGCACGCGTGCGGGCGATGGTCGCCGGTGCCCGCATCCTGCTGGTCGACGACGTGGTGACCACCGGGGGAACGCTGTCGGCGTGCGCACAGGTCTTGCGGGAGGCCGGCGCGCGCGACGTGCGCGCCGCGGTCGTGGCCCGCGCGGAGCGCTGA